Part of the Bacillota bacterium genome, CCCGTCCCGCTCACGGCGCTGCAGATCCTCTGGGTGAACCTGGTGACCGACGGGCTGCCGGCCCTGGCCCTCGGCATGCTCCCGCCCGTCGAACGCGTCATGCAGCGCCCGCCCAGGCCGCGCCGTGAGAGCCTCTTCTCCAGGGGCGCCGGCGAGGAGATTGCGGAGGAGGGCCTGGTGATCGGCGTCAGCACGCTTCTGGTGTTTGGGGGAACGCTGGCCCTCGGCGCGGGGATCGTGGAGGCGCGGTCGGCGGCGTTCGCCTGCCTCGTGGTGTCGCAGCTCCTTTACGCTCTTCGGTGCGGGTACGACGGGGGAAAGGCGGTCATCGTGCCGCCCGTCCTGTTCGCCTCGGTGATCGTCTCCCTGCTCATGCTGATCGCCGTGATGGCCTGGCCGGCCCTGCAACCGCTGTTCGGCACCACGTGGCCCAGGCCCGCCGTCTGGGTGCTGGTGACGGGCGGTTCCCTGGGCACCTTCGCGCTGCAGGCGCTGGGGTACCGGGTCGCGCGCCACGCCGCCCGGCTGGTGCGGGTGAGGGGCGCCCTGTCCTGGCAGCGTTCGCCGTGATAAGATGGCCCCGATAGGGGTGGACGCCCGTTTGCCTTCCACTTCGCCGGCCAGCATGACGGGGTTCGGCGCCGCTCAGGGGCCAAGCCCCTGGGGGCTTCTCCGGGTCGAGGTTCACACGCTCAACCACCGCCATTTGGACGTGGCCGTGCGCCTGCCTCGGGGGTGGCCGGCGCTCGACTCGGCCGTGCGGGAGAGCGTGGGCCGCAGGTTCGTGCGCGGCCGCGTGGAAGTCGCCGTGGTGGCGCAGGATTTCGAAGCCTCCCGGCGAACAGTCCGGGTGAATGAGTCGGTTTTGCGCCAATACTGGGAACAGTTGACGCAAATCCAGCAGAAGCTTCAGGTGGCACGCTCGCTTTCCCTGGCAGACCTTCTCTCGTTGCCCGATGTCGTGACGCTTGAGGAGCCTCCGGTGGACGAGCAGGCTGCCTGGGGCACCCTGGCGCCGTTGCTGGATGCCGCTCTGGATCAGGTCCAACAGATGCGGCACGCCGAGGGAGGGCGGCTGTGGCAGGACATCGCCGCAAGGCTGGATGCCATCGAAGCTTCAATCGGCCAGTTTCAGCGCGACCTCGCAGGGCGCTTTCGGGATGCGTACTACCAGCGGTTGGTCAGGCGTGTCGGCGAGCTGCTCAACAGCGGGGGCTTGACGTCCTTGCCGGGCGTGCTGCAGGATGAGGCGCTTCTCCAGCGGCTCGCCCAGGAGGTGGCCATCGCTGCCGAACGTGCCGACATCAGTGAAGAATTGACGCGCCTTTCAAGCCACGTGGCCCAGATGCGCCGGCTCGCCGCAGAGGTCGCGCCGGGGCGGCGCATGGAGTTCTTGCTGAGGGAGATGGACAGGGAACTGTCCACCGCGACGGCCAAGGTGCCGGAGGCGCCGGGAGTGCACCGGTTGATCGAACTGCGCGCCGAACTGGAGCGCATTCGTGAACAGATCTTGAATCTCGAGTAGGGGGGCCAGCGGGTGGAGATTCGCCTTATCAACATCGGGTTTGGCAACATCGTTTCGGCCAACCGCATCGTCGCCATCGTCAGCCCGGAGTCGGCGCCGATCAAGCGCATCATTCAGGAGTCTCGGGACCGGGGGCGGCTCATCGACGCCACGTACGGCCGCCGGACCAGGGCCGTCATCATCACGGACAGCGAGCACGTGATCCTCTCGGCGGTCCAGCCCGAGACGGTGGCGCACCGCCTCAGCAGCAGGGATTCCACGGAGGCCGGTGGCCCCGCCCCCCAATGACCGAGCAAGGGCCCGGCCTGCCGCCGCTTGCGCGCGGCTTTCTGGTGGTGGTTTCCGGCCCGGGAGGGGTGGGCAAGAACACCCTGGTCAACGCGGTGCGGCGGCGGATGCCCGACGTGCTGTACTCGGTGTCGGTCACCACGCGGCCGCCGAGGCCCGGCGAGGCTGACGGCCGGGATTACTTCTTCGTCACCCCCGAGCGTTTCCGGGAGATGGTGCAGGCCGGTGAACTCCTGGAGTGGGCGCGCTTTGGGGACCACTGGTACGGAACGCCGGCGAGATTCGTTCAAAGGGCCGTCGATTCGGGCAAGATCGTGCTGCTCGACGTCGACATCCAGGGCGCCCGGCAGCTCCGTGACAAACGCATTGACGCGGTCTTCGTCTTCCTGCTCCCGCCCTCCCTCGAGGCGTTGCGGGAACGCATGATGCGGCGGGCGGCCGACGCACCCGAGGTGATCGAGCGGCGTATGGCGATGGCCTTGACAGAGATGGCAGCCGCGTCTGATTATGACTATGTTGTGGTAAACGACGGCCTGGATGAGGCGAGCCACAAGCTGGAGGCCATCATCCGGGCTGAATCGTGTCGCCCGCACCGGCTTCGGCGGCCTGAGCCGGCGGGCGGGCCGTGATTTCGCGCTCCGGAGGAGGGAGGTGCGCGCCTTTCAGGGCACCATGCTCAACCAACCGCCACTCCAGACCATGCTCCAGAAAAACCCGACGCGGAGCCGCTACACGCTGGTGACGGCTGCCGCGCGGCGAGCGCGCCAGCTTCTCGAGGGGGCGCCGCCCCTGGTCTCCGTGAACTCCACCAAGCCGGTCACCATCGCCCTCCGTGAGGTGTACGAAGGCGCGGTGATCTGCGAACTGCCGCCCAGGGGCGGTGTCAAGTAGACGGGGCAAGAAGGTTCGTCGAGGCCGCCGGGGC contains:
- the rpoZ gene encoding DNA-directed RNA polymerase subunit omega — protein: MLNQPPLQTMLQKNPTRSRYTLVTAAARRARQLLEGAPPLVSVNSTKPVTIALREVYEGAVICELPPRGGVK
- the gmk gene encoding guanylate kinase encodes the protein MTEQGPGLPPLARGFLVVVSGPGGVGKNTLVNAVRRRMPDVLYSVSVTTRPPRPGEADGRDYFFVTPERFREMVQAGELLEWARFGDHWYGTPARFVQRAVDSGKIVLLDVDIQGARQLRDKRIDAVFVFLLPPSLEALRERMMRRAADAPEVIERRMAMALTEMAAASDYDYVVVNDGLDEASHKLEAIIRAESCRPHRLRRPEPAGGP
- the remA gene encoding extracellular matrix/biofilm regulator RemA yields the protein MEIRLINIGFGNIVSANRIVAIVSPESAPIKRIIQESRDRGRLIDATYGRRTRAVIITDSEHVILSAVQPETVAHRLSSRDSTEAGGPAPQ
- a CDS encoding YicC/YloC family endoribonuclease — its product is MDARLPSTSPASMTGFGAAQGPSPWGLLRVEVHTLNHRHLDVAVRLPRGWPALDSAVRESVGRRFVRGRVEVAVVAQDFEASRRTVRVNESVLRQYWEQLTQIQQKLQVARSLSLADLLSLPDVVTLEEPPVDEQAAWGTLAPLLDAALDQVQQMRHAEGGRLWQDIAARLDAIEASIGQFQRDLAGRFRDAYYQRLVRRVGELLNSGGLTSLPGVLQDEALLQRLAQEVAIAAERADISEELTRLSSHVAQMRRLAAEVAPGRRMEFLLREMDRELSTATAKVPEAPGVHRLIELRAELERIREQILNLE